CGAGTCGTGGTCATGAACTCGGTGCGGAAGCCGATCAGGCCACGCGAGGGGACGATGAACTCCATGCGCACCCAGCCGGTGCCGTGGTTCGTCATGTTTTCCATGCGGCCCTTGCGCGCGGCGAGCAGCTGCGTGATCGCGCCGAGATGCTCCTCGGGGATGTCGATCGTCAGGTGCTCATACGGCTCGTGCGTCTTGCCGTCTACGGTGCGGGTGACCACCTGCGGCTTGCCCACGGTCAGCTCGAAGCCCTCGCGGCGCATCTGCTCGACCAGGATGGCCAGCGCCAGCTCGCCGCGTCCCTGCACCTCCCAGGCGTCCGGGCGGCCGATGTCGAACACACGCAGCGACACATTGCCGATGAGCTCGCGGTCGAGGCGGTCCTTGACCATGCGGGCGGTGAGCTTGTGGCCCTTCGTCTTGCCGACCAGCGGGGAGGTGTTGGTGCCGATGGTCATGGAGATGGCGGGGTCGTCCACGTGGATGGCCGGGAGCGGACGCACGTCCTCCGGGTCGGCCAGCGTGTCGCCGATCATGATGTCGGCGAAACCCGCGACCGCCACGATATCGCCGGGGCCGGCGGACTCGGCGGGGTAGCGCTCGAGCGCCTTGGTCATCAGCAGCTCGGTGACGCGGACGTTGTGGATGTCGCCGTCGTGGCGCACCCAGGCGACCGTCTGGCCCTTCTTCAGCGTGCCGTTGTGTACGCGCAGCAGCGCGAGGCGGCCAAGGAACGGCGAGGCGTCGAGGTTGGTGACATGCGCCTGCAGAGGCGCGCCGGGATCGTAGCTGGGAGCCGGGATGTGCTCCAGGATCGCCTCGAACAGCGGCTCCAGATCGTCGTTGTCGGGCAGCTCGCCGTTCGCGGGCCGGTTTCGGCTGGCGGCCCCGGCGCGGCCGGACGCGTAGACGACGGGGACGTCGAGCACAGCGTCCAGGTCGAGGTCGGGCACATCATCGGCAAGGTCGCTGGCGAGCCCGAGCAGTAGATCCTGCGCCTCCCCCACGACCTCCTCGATGCGGGCGTCGCTGCGGTCGGTCTTGTTCACCGCGAGGATGACCGGCAGCTTCGCCTCCAGCGCTTTGCGCAGCACGAAGCGGGTCTGCGGCAGCGGACCCTCGGAGGAGTCCACCAGCAGCACGACGCCGTCGACCATCGAGAGGCCGCGCTCGACCTCGCCGCCGAAGTCGGCGTGGCCGGGGGTGTCGATCACGTTGATC
Above is a genomic segment from Leifsonia xyli subsp. xyli str. CTCB07 containing:
- the typA gene encoding translational GTPase TypA produces the protein MSENAVAHRDDLRNVAIVAHVDHGKTTLVDAMLRQTNSFGDHEHVEERAMDSNELEREKGITILAKNTAISYKGKHAPNGPITINVIDTPGHADFGGEVERGLSMVDGVVLLVDSSEGPLPQTRFVLRKALEAKLPVILAVNKTDRSDARIEEVVGEAQDLLLGLASDLADDVPDLDLDAVLDVPVVYASGRAGAASRNRPANGELPDNDDLEPLFEAILEHIPAPSYDPGAPLQAHVTNLDASPFLGRLALLRVHNGTLKKGQTVAWVRHDGDIHNVRVTELLMTKALERYPAESAGPGDIVAVAGFADIMIGDTLADPEDVRPLPAIHVDDPAISMTIGTNTSPLVGKTKGHKLTARMVKDRLDRELIGNVSLRVFDIGRPDAWEVQGRGELALAILVEQMRREGFELTVGKPQVVTRTVDGKTHEPYEHLTIDIPEEHLGAITQLLAARKGRMENMTNHGTGWVRMEFIVPSRGLIGFRTEFMTTTRGTGIANAISHGYDQWAGPIVTRSNGSIVADRQGVVTPYAIIQLQERMTFFVNPTEEVYEGMVIGENSRADDMDVNITKEKKLTNMRSSTADTFESMTPSRQLTLEESLEFAREDECVEVTPEAVRIRKVELDATARGRAAARLKRQDS